A single Vigna radiata var. radiata cultivar VC1973A chromosome 8, Vradiata_ver6, whole genome shotgun sequence DNA region contains:
- the LOC106770184 gene encoding uncharacterized protein LOC106770184 has product MERFDGTTDPEHHLRSFLDSMAFYSSDDPVKCRAFSLSLKGEALEWYYALPPNSIDNFRTFATLFKRQYATNRKEATTAAELVNLKQEKDESLRKFMRRYTEVARRVKGVSHEFIITNLPNCLKPGYVSESLYAKLPKTMEELQEKMNKFIKMEDQRHFHRKTDAAAAETKQEGGRSRDKSRNHKPSRKYTPTPYNLQYDRYAPLTASREKVFEKALQANLITAIKRGTPDAADGAKVCRYHGNQGHTTEDC; this is encoded by the coding sequence ATGGAAAGGTTTGACGGAACAACCGACCCGGAACACCATCTCAGAAGTTTCCTTGATTCTATGGCCTTCTACTCCAGCGACGATCCAGTCAAATGCCGAGCGTTTTCCCTATCCCTGAAGGGCGAGGCTCTCGAGTGGTATTATGCTCTCCCTCCTAACTCTATTGACAACTTCCGCACGTTCGCCACTCTATTCAAAAGGCAGTATGCAACCAATCGTAAAGAAGCAACCACCGCAGCCGAACTTGTCAATCTCAAACAAGAGAAAGATGAGTCACTAAGAAAGTTCATGCGCAGATACACTGAGGTAGCAAGAAGAGTTAAAGGGGTAAGCCATGAATTCATCATTACTAATTTACCCAATTGCCTGAAGCCAGGTTACGTCTCAGAATCCCTGTATGCCAAGTTGCCAAAGACCATGGAAGAGTTGCAAGAAAAGATGAACAAGTTCATTAAAATGGAGGATCAACGGCATTTTCACCGGAAAACGGATGCCGCCGCAGCAGAGACCAAGCAGGAAGGGGGACGATCACGGGACAAAAGCCGTAATCATAAACCGTCACGAAAATACACCCCAACCCCTTACAATCTTCAGTACGATCGGTATGCTCCTCTTACGGCCTCAAGGGAAAAGGTGTTTGAAAAAGCCCTACAGGCCAACCTCATTACCGCTATCAAACGGGGGACACCGGATGCTGCAGACGGAGCCAAAGTTTGCAGATACCATGGCAACCAGGGGCACACCACAGAAGATTGCTGA
- the LOC106769656 gene encoding guanine nucleotide-binding protein-like NSN1 yields the protein MVKKSKKSKSKRVSLKKKYKVIRKVKEHNKKKAKEAKKLRLSGRKKVEKDPGIPNDWPFKEQELKALEARRAKAIEELEQKKAERKERARKRKLGLLEEEGDTLPEDSKRNSNDFGTTVKTRDSSDRAFYKDLVKVIEASDVLLEVLDARDPLGTRCPEIENMVMKSGPDKRLVLLLNKIDLVPKEALEKWLKYLREELPTVAFKCSTQQQRSNLGWVSSKKAKSSDILQLSDCLGADTLLKLLKNYSRSHEIKKSITVGLIGLPNVGKSSLINSLKRCHVVNVGSTPGLTRSMQEVQLDKNVKLLDCPGVVMLKSQENDASIALKNCKRIEKLEDPISPVKEILKLCTPEQLVTLYKIPSFNVGDVDDFLRKVATVRGKLKKGGIVDVAAAARIILHDWNEGKIQYYTMPPNRDQGEPSETKIVSEFAKEFNVDEVYNIESSYIGSLKSVDDFNAVEVPSSHPLNLTEMMEDETQTKSADQGEGPGNVAEVDESMEDDDGGKNKDNSAASRQNEKLYAADGMLNTKLRRAEKKKRKKAKKASSSSDPMDGDYNFKTDYFQKGASMDSEDSQSEDDEPVNSEVPMSAIQMDE from the exons atggtgaagaagagCAAAA AGAGTAAGAGTAAGAGGGTTTCGTTGAAGAAGAAGTACAAGGTGATCCGGAAGGTGAAGGAGCACAACAAAAAAAAGGCGAAGGAAGCTAAGAAGCTTCGGCTGAGTGGGAGAAAGAAGGTTGAGAAGGATCCTGGTATTCCCAACGATTGGCCCTTTAAGGAACAGGAACTCAAAGCCCTTGAAGCTCGAAGAGCCAAGGCCATTGAGGAATTGGAGCAAAAGAAAGCTGAACGCAAGGAGAGG GCTCGTAAAAGGAAGTTGGGCTTGCTAGAGGAGGAAGGTGATACGTTGCCAGAGGATTCTAAAAGAAATAGTAATGATTTTGGTACCACCGTGAAGACCAGAG ATAGCTCAGATAGAGCCTTTTACAAGGATCTTGTTAAGGTCATTGAAGCCTCTGATGTCTTACTGGAGGTCCTTGATGCCCGGGATCCTCTGGGGACTCGCTGTCCTGAGATAGAAAACATGGTGATGAAATCGGGGCCTGATAAACGTCTCgtgttgcttttaaataaaattg ATCTTGTGCCCAAAGAAGCTTTAGAAAAGTGGCTCAAGTACCTTAGAGAAGAATTACCTACTGTGGCCTTCAAGTGTAGCACACAACAACAAAGATCAAACTTGGGGTGGGTATCTTCTAAGAAAGCCAAATCAAGTGATATTTTGCAACTAAGTGATTGTCTTGGAGCTGATACTCTACTCAAATTGTTGAAGAATTACTCAAGAAGTCATGAG ATCAAAAAGTCAATCACTGTGGGTTTGATTGGCTTGCCCAATGTGGGTAAGAGTAGCCttattaatagtttaaaaagGTGTCATGTTGTCAATGTTGGCTCTACTCCGGGGTTAACAAGATCAATGCAAGAGGTTCAATTGGACAAAAATGTTAAGTTGCTAGATTGCCCTGGTGTTGTTATGTTGAAGTCTCAAGAAAATGATGCTTCCATTGCCTTAAAAAATTGCAAGAGGATTGAGAAGTTAGAGGATCCAATTAGCCCAG TGAAGGAAATTCTAAAGCTCTGTACGCCCGAGCAGCTTGTAACTCTGTACAAGATTCCCAGTTTCAATGTAGGTGATGTTGACGACTTTCTGCGGAAGGTAGCTACAGTTAGGGGCAAACTCAAAAAGGGTGGAATAGTTGACGTTGCTGCTGCTGCAAGAATCATTCTTCATGATTGGAACGAGG GTAAAATTCAGTATTATACCATGCCCCCAAATAGGGATCAAGGTGAACCTTCAGAGACGAAGATAGTTTCTGAATTTGCAAAAGAGTTTAACGTTGATGAAGTCTACAACATTGAATCTTCATATATTGGGAGCCTTAAATCTGTTGATGACTTCAATGCTGTTGAAGTTCCTTCAAGTCACCCGCTCAATCTTACTGAAATGATGGAG GATGAGACACAAACCAAGTCAGCTGACCAAGGCGAAGGTCCCGGAAATGTGGCCGAGGTGGATGAATCCATggaagatgatgatggtggGAAGAACAAGGATAACAGTGCTGCAAGTAggcaaaatgaaaaattatatgcagCCGACGGTATGCTTAATACAAAACTGAGGCGtgcagagaagaagaaaagaaaaaaggctAAGAAAGCTTCATCCTCTTCGGATCCCATGGATGGTGATTACAATTTCAAAACTGATTACTTCCAAAAGGGAGCCTCAATGGATTCTGAAGACAGCCAGAGTGAGGATGATGAACCAGTCAACTCTGAAGTGCCTATGTCTGCTATCCAAATGGATGAATGA
- the LOC106772230 gene encoding pentatricopeptide repeat-containing protein At5g04810, chloroplastic produces MEPFSFSTSHLSVPTNTTIFSPKHRPPSATVTTTTISFSLKPPSDSSNSATPRRPSKSLKTTPTSNPLANKLWLTSKISPPPPAPPPPPPPPSPPVNETETVAEDSGGDEGSNSDSQTDFRQPGKIFVGNLPAWVKKPQVAEFFRQFGAIRSVILIKGHHETARNAGFAFVIYDGEDEAADKAAMRAVEFDGVEFHGRVLTVKLDDGKRMREKSQERARWLEGNGDKGEYPSTWHEERDGSRKGFQEVLETQPENWQAVVTAFEKIKKPARKEYGLMVKYYARRGDMHHARQTFESMRARGIEPSSHVYSSLIHAYAVGRDMEEALHCVRKMKEEGIEMTIVTYSIIVGGFARMGNADAADHWFKEAKEKLPSLNAVIYGSIIYAHCQTCNMDRAEALVREMEEQGIDAPIDIYHTMMDGYTMIGSEEKCLIVFGRLKECGFSPSVVSYGCLINLYTKIGKVSKALEISKTMKMSGIKHNMKTYSMLINGFLKLKDWANAFSIFEDFTKDGLKPDVVLYNNIVTAFCGMGNMDRAIRMVKQIQKERHRPTTRTFLPIIHGFARAGEMRRALEVFDLMRRSGCIPTVHTYNALILGLVEKRQMVKAVAILDEMNLAGIRPNEHTYTTLMQGYASLGDTEKAFQYFTALRNEGLEIDVYTYEALLKACCKAGRMQSALAVTKEMSAKKIPRNTFVYNILIDGWARRGDVWEAADLMQQMKKEGVRPDIHTYTSFINACCKAGDMQKATEIVQEMEASDIKPNLKTYTTLINGWARASMPEKALSCFEEMKLAGLKPDKAVYHCLVTSFLSRATFAQSYAYSDLLSICREMAESEMTVDMGTAVHWSRYLRKIERTGGQLTEALQKTFPPDWTSHNILDVTSETETADEDEDEDEDEDEDEDEDDDNVGDYNANGINKDDDTDDEDYDNVIS; encoded by the exons ATGGAACCCTTTTCTTTCAGCACCTCACACTTATCGGTACCCACCAACACCACCATTTTCTCCCCCAAACACCGCCCTCCCTCCGCCAccgtcaccaccaccaccatctccTTCTCCCTCAAACCTCCCTCAGACTCCAGTAACTCCGCCACCCCTCGCCGCCCCTCCAAATCCCTCAAAACCACTCCAACCTCAAACCCCCTCGCCAACAAGCTATGGCTCACAAGCAAAATCTCCCCACCACCTCCTGCgccaccgccgccaccaccgccaccaTCGCCGCCCGTGAATGAAACTGAAACCGTCGCGGAAGATAGCGGCGGCGACGAGGGCTCGAATTCCGATTCCCAAACTGATTTCCGGCAGCCGGGGAAGATCTTCGTGGGCAACCTTCCGGCGTGGGTGAAGAAGCCTCAGGTGGCGGAGTTCTTCCGGCAGTTCGGGGCTATACGTAGCGTCATTTTGATAAAGGGGCACCACGAGACGGCGCGGAACGCCGGCTTCGCGTTCGTTATATACGACGGCGAGGACGAGGCGGCGGACAAGGCGGCGATGCGAGCTGTAGAGTTTGACGGCGTAGAGTTTCACGGGAGAGTGCTAACGGTGAAGCTGGATGACGGTAAGAGGATGAGGGAGAAGAGTCAAGAGCGGGCGCGGTGGTTGGAAGGGAATGGCGACAAGGGAGAGTATCCATCCACGTGGCATGAGGAGAGGGACGGATCAAGGAAGGGGTTCCAGGAGGTTCTGGAAACCCAGCCCGAGAATTGGCAGGCCGTTGTGACAGCCTTCGAGAAAATTAAGAag CCTGCTAGAAAAGAATATGGTTTAATGGTTAAATATTATGCACGACGAGGGGACATGCATCATGCACGGCAAACATTTGAGAGTATGAGAGCAAGGGGAATAGAGCCTTCTTCTCATGTGTATAGTAG TCTGATTCATGCTTATGCAGTTGGTAGAGACATGGAAGAAGCTTTACATTGTGTTAGAAAGATGAAGGAAGAGGGCATTGAAATGACTATAGTAACATACAGTATAATTGTGGGAGGATTTGCTAGAATGGGCAATGCTGA TGCTGCAGATCATTGGTTTAAGGAGGCAAAAGAGAAGCTGCCATCTTTAAATGCTGTCATTTACGGGAGCATAATTTATGCGCACTG TCAAACATGTAATATGGATAGAGCTGAAGCCTTGGTGAGGGAGATGGAAGAACAAGGGATAGATGCTCCTATTGACATATATCACACCATGATGGATGGTTATACAATGATTGGTAGTGAAGAAAAATGCTTGATTGTGTTTGGCAGACTAAAG GAATGTGGTTTCTCTCCTTCAGTTGTCAGTTATGGCTGTCTTATTAATCTTTACACCAAG atagGAAAAGTTTCTAAAGCGTTGGAGATAAGCAAAACGATGAAAATGAGTGGCATTAAACATAACATGAAGACATACTCTATGTTGATCAATGGATTCTTGAAGTTAAAAGATTGGGCTAATGCATTCTccatttttgaagattttactAAAGATGGTTTGAAGCCCGATGTAGTTCTCTACAATAACATTGTGACAGCCTTTTGTGGAATGGGTAATATGGATCGTGCTATTCGTATGGTGAAGCAAATTCAGAAGGAGAGACATAGACCTACTACACGCACATTTTTGCCCATTATACATGGTTTTGCAAGAGCTGGAGAGATGAGGAGAGCCCTGGAGGTATTTGATCTGATGAGGAGGAGTGGTTGCATTCCCACAGTACACACATATAATGCTCTGATTCTTGGCCTTGTTGAGAAGCGCCAG ATGGTCAAGGCTGTAGCAATATTGGATGAAATGAATCTGGCAGGCATTAGACCGAATGAACACACATATACAACTCTTATGCAAGGTTATGCTTCACTGGGTGACACTGAAAAGGCTTTTCAGTACTTTACCGCGTTGAGGAATGAGGGTTTGGAGATTGATGTCTATACCTATGAGGCATTGTTGAAGGCATGTTGCAAGGCAGGCAGAATGCAGAGTGCCCTTGCAGTCACAAAAGAAATGAGTGCAAAAAAGATTCCAAGGAACACTTTTGTCTACAACATACTAATTGATGG TTGGGCTCGGAGAGGTGATGTCTGGGAGGCTGCAGACTTGATGCAGCAAATGAAAAAAGAAGGAGTTCGACCAGACATTCATACCTACACGTCTTTTATAAATGCTTGTTGTAAAGCTGGAGATATGCAG AAAGCAACTGAGATTGTCCAAGAAATGGAAGCATCTGATATAAAACCAAACCTTAAAACCTACACCACTCTAATAAATGGTTGGGCACGAGCCTCTATGCCTGAGAAAGCTTTGAGTTGCTTTGAAGAGATGAAACTAGCTGGATTGAAACCAGACAAAGCAGTGTACCATTGTCTTGTGACATCTTTTCTATCAAGGGCAACCTTTGCTCAATCATACGCATATAGTGACCTGTTGTCTATATGTAGAGAGATGGCAGAGTCTGAGATGACTGTTGACATGGGAACTGCGGTTCATTGGTCAAGATATTTACGCAAGATTGAAAGAACAGGAGGGCAGCTTACAGAAGCCCTACAAAAGACCTTTCCTCCTGATTGGACCTCTCATAATATTCTTGATGTCACTAGTGAAACAGAAACTgcagatgaagatgaagatgaagatgaagatgaagatgaagatgaagatgaagatgatgacaacGTCGGAGATTATAATGCCAATGGAATCAATAAAGATGATGACACTGATGATGAGGATTATGATAATGTTATTTCATAG